CTGGGTTAGTAATGGAACCATCGTTTCAACGACATTGCTTTTACTACTTCAGCATACTCATTCCCGGAGAGCCAGATGGCGATACTCACAAAGGCCATCCATTCAGAGTTATTCATTGGCCCTAAAATGTCGATCTGAGATTGCAGATTTTCCCGTGAAAGGGTTGTGGGTTCTTCGTTCCGAAATAGTAGTGACGAAATAATTAAATACCCGGCGATCGCCACCGCCCCCGCCGCCAAAGCCGCCAAAGTCCAATAGGGCAAACTAAACCTCTCGCGCACCTGAGAGGGTAAAAGACCGACCAAAACGAAATTAATCGGCTTACTACTGAGAAAGAGAAATGACATAAAAGTCGCGCCACTAAAGGCGGCAAATCCTAGCCGCGTCGACCCTTTTCCCGTTGTTTTGAGTTGGAGTGCGTCAACCATATCGATCATCAGGGGCGTGACCAACTGGGTGCGACCATTAGCCGAGGGGAGCACTGGCGTTAAAAATAGCCCAATTAAAAAAAGCGTCAAACTATAGGAAAACTGCGATTGCGGAACCGCCTTAAGGATAATCAATACAATGCGATAGGTTAATCCCGAATCAGACAGCACCGCCCCCAGCGCGAAAATACTTAACGCCAAGAAAAAGCTACTCGACGAAAATCCCGAAAGCACAATATTTGACGGCGCAACATCTAAGACTAGCAGCGAAAAAATAATAATCACCGCGGGAATAAATGCCGCCACCAGATCAAAAGTCCACAGCACCAGAGCCGCCGAAAAAATCGTTAAAAACTGTTGGATGCTTTCTGAAATCTCAAAGCTTGGCCGCGCCGTAATCAACGCCACTACAATCGGTAGGGCGATCGCCAGGATCCAGCCGATCAATACTTGAGCTTGGGCTCCTTCCGCAAGCAGTTCAGCATCTTTATCTATTGTTGGTTCACGACCCAAGAAATTTTTCTTATAAACATAATGGGTCACAAGCGACTGATAAAGACCTTTTTCGAGGAAAGGATTAGCCGGTTTTATTTTATTAATAGCGCTTGTATCAATGGATAAAGCCGTAGCATTAGTGGCCGCCACACAAGTCAAAGAATACTGATCAATATCTAATGCCGCTTCTTCCCCGACAAATCCTTGGGAGACATCATCAATACGACGCTTACCAGACAAAAGTTGGAATGTACCATTGACCGGGATAAATAATTTGTCAGCTTTATCCTCTGCACGAAATAGGACATCTTGAGCTTTGAGATGATGTTCTTCGATAAAGGGAATAAGCCTTGATAAATCTTGTACCGAACATTTACAAAGAATCGGCGCGTGGCGTAGGTACTGAATGGTATCAATATTTGTCAGGGTCATAATGTAGATGTTCCAGCCTTGGGCGCATGGTGTGAGATATCGGGATTGGAGATATTCGGTTTGGCTCGATCGCGACAAAGATCTTGATTGCCATAGGCCCTTGCCGCCTCATCGTCACTATGCTGCAAATAATCCTTAGTCCAATGGCAGCCATAATCAATGAGAGCACTAAGATTTAAGGCGATCTCTAGATCCCACAAAATAATTGATTGATCTGCGCTAGCAGAAATCAGCATCGTACCGTCGGCGTTAAACTCAGCAGCATAAACTTCGGCCCGATGTCCCTTGAGGACTGTACTTTCAAGATTGAGCTGATTAACCTGTTCTGTATTTTTTTGACTTTTAATATTAGATCCCCAATACTCGATAGGCCTATCGGCGCGGGAAGCTATACGTCGAATTTCTTTGATAGTAGGTAAATTTTCCCAAATGACTAGGGTACTGTCGCGGCTGGCGGAAACTAATTTTTTATTGTCTGCACTCAGGTTCAATCCTTCAATTTCGCTTTCATGGCCCCGTAAGGTATAGAGATGATGCCCTGCTCGATCCCAAAATTTAACGGTGCTGTCTCGGCTCGCTGAAACGATCATCTCTTTGTCGTTGGTGATGGCGATCGCCTCGATATCATCACCATGGCCGTAGCAATTTTCGTCGAGAATTTGGCAACCACCGATTTTTTTGCCGATACGATAGGTGCGGCGACCACTCCCGCGTTTTTCTAAAGTTTGAATGGTACTGCCAATGGCTAAGGCAATCAGTTCACCATCAGCACTGAAATAAATATCGTAAACTCGCCCTTCATTCAGCTCGATCGTTTGAATCTCATTTCCCCTTAGATCCCAGAGCTTCATCGTTTGGTCAGCACTGAGTGAGGCAATCATTGTGCCATCGGGGCTAAATTCGACACCATAAACTTCCTTGGTATGGCCTTCAAAGGTATAGAGCAATTCACCTTGGATGGTCCAAAGTTTAACCGTCCCATCCCAACTGGCTGAGGCTAATAGTCTGCCATCGGGACTAAAAACCACCTTTTCAATTTCAGCGGTGTGCCCCGTTAAGGTATGTAATAGTCTCCCTTGGCGGTTCCAAAGTCGTACTGTGCGGTCACGCCCTGCCGAAGCAATCATTTGGTCATCGGGACTAAATGTCACGGCATAAACGCGACTCGTATGACCATAAAAAGGTGTCACAATTTCATTGTTTAAACGCCATAGTTTAATACTCCGATCGCGGCTAGCTGAGGCGAGGGCTGCTTTGTTGGGTTTAAACGCAATGTCATAAATGCGACTGGTGTGACCGGGTAAAGTACGGATGGATGTACCTTCTGTATTCCAAAGACGAACGGTTTTATCGCGACTCACGGAGGCGATCAGGTGAGTGCCCTTAAGGTGGGTGTCAATGGCTACAGCTTCGACTTCGTCCGTATGTCCGATTAATGTGTGGGCAAGAGTGCCATCTTCAAGGTTCCAAATTTTAACGGTTTTATCGTCGCTGACGGTGACAAACATTTTGCCGTCGGGTGTAATGGCCACGCCTTTAACTTCATCTTGATGGCCATCGCAAACGTCCGTTTGACGACAACCGGTGATAGTTTGCCGGAGGGTAAAGTTGTTTTGTCCGAAGTCTCGCTTCCAAATTTTAATGCTGCGATCATCACTAACGGAAATGAGTGACCGACCGTTGGGACTGAAGGCAATTTCATTGACTGCCCGTTGATGTTGGCTGTCTGGTGCGGCCTCGCCCACGGTTGTGATGTATTCACCGTCGGTTTCCCACAATTTAATGGAACGGTCTTCACTAGCTGAGGCTAAATACTCGCCGTTGGGACTAAAGGCAATGGTATTAACTTCTCCGCCGTGACCATTGCAAAAGTCGGTTTCTAAAACACAGCCATAAATTGTTCTGCGGAATTGATATTCACCGTTTTGGTCTAATTCCCACAGTTTAATGGAACGATCGGCGCTGGCTGAGGCGATTAGTTGGTCGTTGGGACTAAATTGGACGGCATAAACGTTGCCGTTGTGGCCTTTGTTAATGGGCCCTACTTCCCCAAGGATTTGTAAAAGTTCTCCCTGGGCTGACCAGAGCATGATGCGCTTATCGGCACTGCCGGAAACGAGGCGATCGCCGTCCCGATTGTAGTCGACAGCAAATACCGCAGCTTCATGTTTACTCAGTCGATTTGATTCTTGTAGCTGGTAGACCGATTGACTTAGGACATCTGCGACATTTTCATGGAGGAAGCGATCGCCCCGGTTGAGATTAATATTTTGCGACTTGCGCCAAGCATGCATCGCCTCAACAAAAGAGTCCAGTTCATTATGCGAAGAAAACAAAGCAGCAGAAGTGTTGATGATGGCCCCTAATTCACTAACTGCGGCCTCATAGGATTTGCGCGATGCCACTATGCCTAAAATCGTTGAGATGACAAAACCCACACTCACTGCGGCAAATAAAGCTTTTTGGCGACGAATATTTTTTTGACTTTCGACAACACTACTTTGAATAAACTCCCGCTGGAGTTTGGTCGGCTCTGGACGTTTCTGGGTTTTATCTGATTCCTTGAGCCAATATTGGGCGATCGCCAACTCACTCCCCCGCAAGAGAAGATCGCGGGTTTTCTTTTTCCTTTCCCACTCCATCGCACGGCGAAACCATTTCGTATGACTTTCGACATGGCCTTTATCAGTATCCAGCAAACGTACCAGTTGACTTAAGCCCGCATAAAAATCAGAACCATTACGACTAAAATCAATCAGCTGATCATCAGCACAAATTCTTTGGATAAAATCCTGGGGCGTTGTCCGACAAAGCGCACCTAATAGTCGTTTTCCTGACCCCTGCGCCCTTTGAAATTGACCGAGACAATCACTAGACACCACCGAATCTGGCGAAATAATGAAAATGAAATTAGCCGCATCCCATAATCCCCGGTTAATATCCTTGCTCATCTCCGATTCGCGATCCGCGTGGAACTCAGCAAAAAAAGTCACCTTGCCCTGTTTCTCTAAGGTTTCATTGAGCTTAGTCGCAAAATCAATATCCTCCGGTGCATAGGAGAGAAATACATCAATCGGCGTTTCTTGGGTTGCCTGCTCTATACTCGCAGCGAGAAACTCCCCTTGCAGCTGTGTGAATTGCTGATGTTTACGTTGTGCCGAAATTTTTTGTAAATCTTCGTAGTCCTGCAACAGACAACCCCGCAGCAGCAAACTGGTAAGTTGCCGTTGTTCTTGCCAATTTAGGGCTTTGGCGAGGAGATATTTATGGCGCTCATGGTAGTAGTAATCTTGGTCTAAAAATTTTAGTAAGCTATCGATGCTTGCCTGACGTTTTTCTGGGTCATCGGCGGCAATAAAGTCGATCGCCTGAATATCTTCGCGATGGTGGGGATAAAGGTCGCCTTCTAGCGGCTCTAAAACAATAAAAATAATCCGCTTATGGTGCGCCGTCGCATAGTCTAATTGTTGCTGACAGTATTCATTTTTTAAGGATTCCGTGGTGACAAAATAGATAAAATTATCGCTCAAGTCAACTTTTTGGCGGCGGCGGGCATTAAAGTCCTTTTGGGTTTGATTATTCACGCGGTTGTCCGCAATGGTAATGCCAGAGAGGAGTAGCGATCGCCGAATCGACTGCACCAGCTCATCATGGCGATCGCCCATCCCCTGGACATAAGCAAGACAAGTTTGGGTCTGATAGGACTGAGCCTGACGAATACTTTCACAAATAAATTCCCCATGTAGTTCCGTCGGAATACAGGGAGGCTGCTCCTCTAGAAAACGATATTTGAGCCAGCTTGCCGCTTGCCGCCTCTTTTCTTCCGTCAGTAAATATTGGCTACGACGCTGATTTCGAGACCATTCCAGCGCTAAATCTAAATATTCCGTATGGCGTTGGACATAGTCCTGATGCTTATTGATAGAGCTAATGAGTCCCTCTAAAGACACCTCAAAATCATCCAGCTCCTCACGGAAATAAACCCAGTTAATTTTGCCGATCACCGGGTGAATATTTTGAAAACTGGTGTGGCGACCTTCAGCTTGGTAGTTTGCCCAGTCTTCATCCGTACCACTCGGATTACGCTCTTGCCATAAATCCCGGTCAATTTGCTCCACATGAAGCAACGGAATAATACGCTTATTCAGGGCGATCGCCAACTCGATTTCCTTAAGACAATAGGGAGAATTAACCGAGTGAGGCGCAATAATAAATAAAAAATTGTGAGTATTTTCGATGCCGTGATTGATTTGCTCCTGAAAATCAACAGCTAAGGGAATATCCTCTTGGTCAAACCAAATACGGAAACCAGCTTCCTTTAAACGACTATAGAGCTTTAAAGCAAAACCTTTACTATCGGCTCGTCCGTAGGAAATGAACGCATCAAAGAAAGGACTTGAAGGTTTCATTGCCTAGATAGGTGCTCCTCAAAAAAGAAATATGTAGAAAAGCCAAGGGAAAGCGTCCATATCAAAGCAAGCACGAGTTCCTAAAGAACCAAGACCATACCCAAACTTTATTGCTCGCCCATTCATAACCGCAATTGTAGTAGATCTATTTGTCTCATTCTACTTAAGTACTAGCATTTATTATCTTATAAAATCCCCCAATGCCCACTGGATTTTTTTTGAGACACAACAGATCTATAAACTTTGACCAACGGCGATCGCCCACAAAACTTAAAACACCTTAAGCGCCCCCCACGAACCCCAACAATCACGATTGTCAGCTAAATCTAACTTTTGATCGTAATGCAACCCTCACAATCGAGAAGAATCGACAGCTGACCCGATAGAATAATCAAGACAATTTTTAGTACGGAAGTCTAGAAGCCCTATGCCCCGCCGCGAAGATATCAAGAAAATCTTAATCCTTGGTTCTGGTCCAATTGTCATTGGACAAGCCTGCGAATTTGATTATTCTGGAACCCAGTCCTGTAAGGCTTTGCGGGAGGAAGGGTATGAAGTCGTATTGGTGAACTCCAATCCCGCGACAATTATGACAGATCCCGAAACAGCAGATCGCACCTACGTCGAACCCATTACCCCAGAGATTGTCGAGAAAGTTATTGCCAAAGAGCGCCCCGATGCCCTACTCCCTACAATGGGCGGCCAAACGGCGTTAAATACAGCTGTGTCCCTCGCCAAAAATGGTGCTTTAGATAAATATAACGTCGAGCTGATTGGTGCCAAATTAGAAGCCATTGAAATGGCCGAAGACCGCGATCTCTTTAAACAAGCAATGGCGAGAATTGACGTACCCGTTTGCCCTTCTGGCATTGCCAGCAATATGGACGAATGTAAGCAAGTGGCAGCAGAGATTGGCAGCTATCCATTAATTATTCGCCCAGCATTCACCATGGGCGGTAGCGGCGGCGGTATTGCCTACAACCAAGAAGAATACGAAAAAATCTGTAAGTCTGGTCTCGAAGCATCGCCCGTTTCACAGATTCTCGTTGAAAAATCCCTCCTCGGCTGGAAAGAATATGAGCTGGAGGTAATGCGGGACCTCGCCGACAATGTGGTGATTATTTGCTCCATCGAAAATATTGATCCGATGGGGATTCACACGGGTGATTCGATTACCGTTGCCCCAGCCCAAACTTTGACAGACAAGGAATATCAACGTCTGCGGGACTACTCCCTTAAAATTATTCGTGAAATTGGTGTTGAAACGGGCGGCTCCAATATTCAGTTCTCCGTTAATCCCCTTAACGGTGATGTGATTGTTATTGAGATGAATCCCCGTGTATCACGCTCTTCTGCGTTGGCATCTAAGGCAACAGGTTTCCCGATCGCCAAATTTGCGGCAAAGTTAGCGGTAGGCTATACCCTCGACGAAATTCCTAACGATATCACCAAGCAAACTCCGGCATCTTTTGAGCCGACCATTGATTACGTTGTCACGAAGATTCCCCGCTTTGCCTTTGAGAAATTCCCCGGTTCTGAGCCGACTCTCACCACACAAATGAAGTCTGTGGGTGAAGCGATGGCGATCGGCCGTACCTTCCAAGAGTCTTTCCAAAAAGCATTGCGTTCCCTAGAAACAGGTCGTTATGGTTTTGGCTGCGATCGCCAAGAAACCCTGCCTAACCTCAGCCAAATTTCTACGAATCTACGAACACCCAACCCAGAGCGCATCTTTACGGTGTATCAAGCGATGAAGCTGGGAATGACCGTCGAAGAGATTCATGATTTAACGGCGATCGATATTTGGTTCCTCGACAAAATGGCGGAATTGCTCGTTACTGAGCGCTTTATGAAGCAAACCGCACTGACCGATATTTCCGCAGAAGATATGCGCGTCATTAAGCAACAGGGCTTCAGCGATCGCCAAATTGCCTTTGCCACAAAGACCAAAGAAGATGCTGTGCGCGCCTACCGTAAATCTATTGGCGTGACCCCCGTATATAAACTAGTCGACACCTGTGCTGCGGAGTTTGAAGCCTTTACCCCCTACTACTACTCCACCTACGACGGCACCGAGTCTGAGGTAACCCCCTCCGATAAGCCTAAAGCGATGATTCTTGGCGGTGGCCCCAATCGCATTGGCCAAGGTATCGAGTTTGATTATTGCTGCTGTCATGCGGCCTTCTCCCTTAGTGACGCAGGCTACGAAACAATCATGGTAAATTCCAACCCTGAAACAGTGTCTACTGACTACGACACCAGCGATCGCCTTTACTTTGAGCCATTAACAAAAGAAGATGTGCTGAATATTATTGAGGCAGAAAATCCCGAAGGAGTCATCGTCCAGTTCGGCGGCCAAACCCCCCTAAAACTAGCCGTTCCCCTCGACACATACCTCAATGCCGACGATTGCCCTGTCACCACAAAAATTTGGGGGACACAGCCCGATGCAATTGATACCGCTGAAGACCGCGAACGCTTCGAGAAAATTCTCCACGAACTTGACATTCTCCAGCCTGCCAATGGCATTGCCCGCGACTATGCCGAAGCCCAGGCGATCGCCAACCGCATTGAATATCCCGTTGTTGTCCGCCCATCCTACGTTCTCGGTGGCCGCGCCATGGAAATCGTCTACTCCGACACAGAGCTAGACCACTACATGAAATACGCCGTACAAGTAGAACCAGATCACCCAATCCTCGTAGATAAATTCCTCGAAAACGCCATTGAAGTAGACGTTGATGCCCTCTGCGACAAAACCGGAAAAGTCGTTATCGGCGGCATTATGGAGCACATCGAAGAAGCCGGCATTCACTCCGGTGACTCCGCCTGTTCCATCCCCCACACTTCCCTCCCCGACGAAGTAATGAACACTATCCGCGAATGGACAACCAAATTAGCACAACGCCTAAAAGTTGTCGGTTTAATGAATATTCAATACGCCGTCAAAGACACCCAAGTTTACATCCTCGAAGCAAATCCCCGCGCCTCCCGCACAGTCCCCTATGTCTCCAAAGCAACAGGACGTCCCCTCGCTAGAATTGCCTCCCTCATCATGTCCGGTAAAACCCTTGACGAACTCAGCATTGACGGCGAAGTTACCCTAAACCATGTTGCCGTGAAAGAAGCCGTTCTACCCTTCAACAAATTTGAAGGTACAGACACCTTACTTGGCCCCGAAATGCGTTCCACAGGCGAGGTGATGGGTATAGATGTTGACTTCGGAAAAGCCTTTGCCAAAGCAGAAATTGGTGCCGGCGTAGAACTAGCAACAGAAGGCACAGTCTTCGTTTCGATGAATGACCGCAATAAAGAAGCCGCCGTCTCTGTCGTCAAAGAGCTCATGTCCCTTGGTTTCCGCATCGTTGCCACCTCGGGGACCCGTAAAGCATTAATGGACAACGGCATCGAAGATGTTGAACTAGTCCTAAAGCTCCATGAAGGCCGTCCCAATGTCGTGGACTGGATGAAAAATGGCTGGATTCAGTTCATTATCAACACCCCTTCCGGCGAAGAATCCCAAACCGATGGTCGCGCCATCCGTCGTACAGCACTGGACTATAAATTGCCGATTATCACCACCTTGGCTGGTGCGCGGGCAACAGTTGCAGCCATCCGTGCCCTACAGGCTGAGCCTCTAGATGTGAAGCCCTTGCAGGAATATCTCAATATCTAAAAATGTTTAAACTGTTTATAGCCGTAGCCGGCAAGCTTAGTCAGTATTAAATATCTTACATCCCACACCATAAGGCTTTAGAGCCTAGCAAATATCATAACTTTGATGGCCTGACCATCATCATTAATTAACGTGAGTTTTGCTTAAGCATGCTCGGAAGTACGACGCGGTAAATGGGAGAGCGAGAGATCGGGAGATGTTTCCATGCAAACAATCCTACTAGCTTTCAAAAAATGCAAATTTTCGTTGCTTCTCCGTGTCTNCTCCCTCTCCGTGTCTCCTTTTCTCTAAAAAATTTTGGCTACATTCTTATCCATAACGGACGTTAATTAGCAATTAAAAGCCGTCTCTTTCGACCTTGAAAAAGACGGTATTTTTTTGACAAGCTTTCAGAGCTAACTCTGTAAAGGTTTAATACATTACCCCCCCGACATAGTCAAAGCTAGCAAGATTAATACAAAAACCTTAGGGTTCGAAAGTCGAGGATTTTTCAACAGGTAAGGTTTCGTTTACGTCCCTAGAATTTTACACATCCCCTACTTTGTCGTCCTAAATTTATTGATAACTCAGTATATTGCCGGACAATTGATTAATTGTGATTAATTGATTAGCCCATAAGAATCACACGATCTAAAACGTGAATAATGCCATTATCCGCTTCAATGTCTGCGGCTAAAACCGTTGCATTTTTAACCTCAAAAGTGCCGTCACCCCCAGAAATAGTAATGGGTGAGCCTTCTACCGAAACCACCTCTTTTAACTTAATCAGATCATCGCGGGTGAGCTTGCCCGGGACAACATGATAAGTAAGAATGCGCGCCAGCTGCGGTGGATTTTGCACTAAGGTTTGAACTGTTCCGGGAGGTAATTGGGCAAAGGCATCATCATTGGGAGCGAAAACCGTAAACTCACCTTCGCCAGCCAGTACATCCACTAAATCAGCAGCTTGGACAGCAGCCACTAGGGTGGAAAAACCTTCGGTATTCACCGCGATATCAACAATGCTTGGCATGATTAAAAAAAGTAAAAAAAGAGTTGAAATTGATTAACGATAATTAGGGGACTGAATACTTCGTAGACGGGCTTCCGGACGGAGAAAACGATCCATTTGCGCTTCAAAAAACTCGCGGTTTTTCTTCAAATGTTCGGGATTAGGGTCGTCTAACGGATAAAGTAATGCTGTTCGTAGGGCTTGAATAACAGCGGAGGTAACGTTATACATGGAGCGCTGGAAGGTAATACCGAGTTGGATCAGTTCATCGTCTTCGCCTCGGCAATTTTTCTTGTAGTAGTCCTTAAGATATTGCGGCAGGAAGTGATACATATCATCCATGAGTAATGTTGGGGGAATGCCTGCGGTACCCACGGGAAAGACGTCAGCGTATAAAATGCCGTAGTGAAAATCTTTCTGATCGCGGGGGATTTCTCCGGCTTGGGCGTTATAGGATTTTGTGCCTCGGAAGGGGGATGTCCGGTAAAAAACAGCTTCTACGTAGGGCAGGGCTGCTTCATAGAGCCATGTAAAGGCTTTGGATTTAGGAATGATTTCGAAGCATTCGCCATCAATATACACGTGATGGTAAATGGGACGACCGGCGATCGCAAAGATACCATTGACCAAAAAGTTCATCGCGTCAGGGACACCCTTAAAGCCTCCTTCGTCATAAATATCCGACATCTCGAAGAAGACTGGAGCCATGACTTCCCAGAATAAACCGAGGTTTGAATAGTAGGACAGTTCCCGTACCTGTTCGAGGAACATTTCGGGAAAAAGTTTATACAGTCCCAACATTAAAGGGTTCTTTTTGAAGTAGGCTTTGATGGCTCGATCTGCATTGGCCGCATATTCGTCAGAATCGAGATATGCATCAAATTTGCCGAGACCCATATCTCGCCCATGCCAAAGCATTGCACGCATACAGGCTTCTGCGAATTCCATATTTACCCGGTCGTGGGCAAGGTGGTGAAAGAGTTTTGAGGCTTTAAAGGTTTCGCCATTTTTCATGAACTCTAACAGTTCGGGGTGGGCTGAGCCAGTGCCGCGCCAAATTCGGAGGTCGGCATTGTCTCCAGCGTAGTGGTTTTGGAGATCTAGGTATTCTTGGGAAATAAAGTATTTAAAGAAGGGTAATGGCTCTAGGAAAACCTGCTCAGCGATGTAAAGTAAATCTCGCCAATAGAAATCCATCGGTACGGCATAGGCTTTGTAAATCCCAATAATCTGCATGAGATTTTCGGGGGTGTCGGGCAACATGGAGCCGCCTGCTTCTAGGCGATGGATAATGTCTGCATGGGGGTGTTTGGACGGGGCAATTTTACTAGTAATCATTGGTTGCTCTGAGAATTAAAAGAACGCCGCAAATTTTGAGGGGGTAAAGTTTAAAGCGAGTTATCCACTAGACTCTCTCTTGATAAATCTGGTGCAGTTAGGG
This [Limnothrix rosea] IAM M-220 DNA region includes the following protein-coding sequences:
- a CDS encoding SLC13 family permease → MTLTNIDTIQYLRHAPILCKCSVQDLSRLIPFIEEHHLKAQDVLFRAEDKADKLFIPVNGTFQLLSGKRRIDDVSQGFVGEEAALDIDQYSLTCVAATNATALSIDTSAINKIKPANPFLEKGLYQSLVTHYVYKKNFLGREPTIDKDAELLAEGAQAQVLIGWILAIALPIVVALITARPSFEISESIQQFLTIFSAALVLWTFDLVAAFIPAVIIIFSLLVLDVAPSNIVLSGFSSSSFFLALSIFALGAVLSDSGLTYRIVLIILKAVPQSQFSYSLTLFLIGLFLTPVLPSANGRTQLVTPLMIDMVDALQLKTTGKGSTRLGFAAFSGATFMSFLFLSSKPINFVLVGLLPSQVRERFSLPYWTLAALAAGAVAIAGYLIISSLLFRNEEPTTLSRENLQSQIDILGPMNNSEWMAFVSIAIWLSGNEYAEVVKAMSLKRWFHY
- a CDS encoding TIR domain-containing protein, whose product is MKPSSPFFDAFISYGRADSKGFALKLYSRLKEAGFRIWFDQEDIPLAVDFQEQINHGIENTHNFLFIIAPHSVNSPYCLKEIELAIALNKRIIPLLHVEQIDRDLWQERNPSGTDEDWANYQAEGRHTSFQNIHPVIGKINWVYFREELDDFEVSLEGLISSINKHQDYVQRHTEYLDLALEWSRNQRRSQYLLTEEKRRQAASWLKYRFLEEQPPCIPTELHGEFICESIRQAQSYQTQTCLAYVQGMGDRHDELVQSIRRSLLLSGITIADNRVNNQTQKDFNARRRQKVDLSDNFIYFVTTESLKNEYCQQQLDYATAHHKRIIFIVLEPLEGDLYPHHREDIQAIDFIAADDPEKRQASIDSLLKFLDQDYYYHERHKYLLAKALNWQEQRQLTSLLLRGCLLQDYEDLQKISAQRKHQQFTQLQGEFLAASIEQATQETPIDVFLSYAPEDIDFATKLNETLEKQGKVTFFAEFHADRESEMSKDINRGLWDAANFIFIISPDSVVSSDCLGQFQRAQGSGKRLLGALCRTTPQDFIQRICADDQLIDFSRNGSDFYAGLSQLVRLLDTDKGHVESHTKWFRRAMEWERKKKTRDLLLRGSELAIAQYWLKESDKTQKRPEPTKLQREFIQSSVVESQKNIRRQKALFAAVSVGFVISTILGIVASRKSYEAAVSELGAIINTSAALFSSHNELDSFVEAMHAWRKSQNINLNRGDRFLHENVADVLSQSVYQLQESNRLSKHEAAVFAVDYNRDGDRLVSGSADKRIMLWSAQGELLQILGEVGPINKGHNGNVYAVQFSPNDQLIASASADRSIKLWELDQNGEYQFRRTIYGCVLETDFCNGHGGEVNTIAFSPNGEYLASASEDRSIKLWETDGEYITTVGEAAPDSQHQRAVNEIAFSPNGRSLISVSDDRSIKIWKRDFGQNNFTLRQTITGCRQTDVCDGHQDEVKGVAITPDGKMFVTVSDDKTVKIWNLEDGTLAHTLIGHTDEVEAVAIDTHLKGTHLIASVSRDKTVRLWNTEGTSIRTLPGHTSRIYDIAFKPNKAALASASRDRSIKLWRLNNEIVTPFYGHTSRVYAVTFSPDDQMIASAGRDRTVRLWNRQGRLLHTLTGHTAEIEKVVFSPDGRLLASASWDGTVKLWTIQGELLYTFEGHTKEVYGVEFSPDGTMIASLSADQTMKLWDLRGNEIQTIELNEGRVYDIYFSADGELIALAIGSTIQTLEKRGSGRRTYRIGKKIGGCQILDENCYGHGDDIEAIAITNDKEMIVSASRDSTVKFWDRAGHHLYTLRGHESEIEGLNLSADNKKLVSASRDSTLVIWENLPTIKEIRRIASRADRPIEYWGSNIKSQKNTEQVNQLNLESTVLKGHRAEVYAAEFNADGTMLISASADQSIILWDLEIALNLSALIDYGCHWTKDYLQHSDDEAARAYGNQDLCRDRAKPNISNPDISHHAPKAGTSTL
- the carB gene encoding carbamoyl-phosphate synthase large subunit — encoded protein: MPRREDIKKILILGSGPIVIGQACEFDYSGTQSCKALREEGYEVVLVNSNPATIMTDPETADRTYVEPITPEIVEKVIAKERPDALLPTMGGQTALNTAVSLAKNGALDKYNVELIGAKLEAIEMAEDRDLFKQAMARIDVPVCPSGIASNMDECKQVAAEIGSYPLIIRPAFTMGGSGGGIAYNQEEYEKICKSGLEASPVSQILVEKSLLGWKEYELEVMRDLADNVVIICSIENIDPMGIHTGDSITVAPAQTLTDKEYQRLRDYSLKIIREIGVETGGSNIQFSVNPLNGDVIVIEMNPRVSRSSALASKATGFPIAKFAAKLAVGYTLDEIPNDITKQTPASFEPTIDYVVTKIPRFAFEKFPGSEPTLTTQMKSVGEAMAIGRTFQESFQKALRSLETGRYGFGCDRQETLPNLSQISTNLRTPNPERIFTVYQAMKLGMTVEEIHDLTAIDIWFLDKMAELLVTERFMKQTALTDISAEDMRVIKQQGFSDRQIAFATKTKEDAVRAYRKSIGVTPVYKLVDTCAAEFEAFTPYYYSTYDGTESEVTPSDKPKAMILGGGPNRIGQGIEFDYCCCHAAFSLSDAGYETIMVNSNPETVSTDYDTSDRLYFEPLTKEDVLNIIEAENPEGVIVQFGGQTPLKLAVPLDTYLNADDCPVTTKIWGTQPDAIDTAEDRERFEKILHELDILQPANGIARDYAEAQAIANRIEYPVVVRPSYVLGGRAMEIVYSDTELDHYMKYAVQVEPDHPILVDKFLENAIEVDVDALCDKTGKVVIGGIMEHIEEAGIHSGDSACSIPHTSLPDEVMNTIREWTTKLAQRLKVVGLMNIQYAVKDTQVYILEANPRASRTVPYVSKATGRPLARIASLIMSGKTLDELSIDGEVTLNHVAVKEAVLPFNKFEGTDTLLGPEMRSTGEVMGIDVDFGKAFAKAEIGAGVELATEGTVFVSMNDRNKEAAVSVVKELMSLGFRIVATSGTRKALMDNGIEDVELVLKLHEGRPNVVDWMKNGWIQFIINTPSGEESQTDGRAIRRTALDYKLPIITTLAGARATVAAIRALQAEPLDVKPLQEYLNI
- a CDS encoding fasciclin domain-containing protein, whose protein sequence is MPSIVDIAVNTEGFSTLVAAVQAADLVDVLAGEGEFTVFAPNDDAFAQLPPGTVQTLVQNPPQLARILTYHVVPGKLTRDDLIKLKEVVSVEGSPITISGGDGTFEVKNATVLAADIEADNGIIHVLDRVILMG
- a CDS encoding CO2 hydration protein, yielding MITSKIAPSKHPHADIIHRLEAGGSMLPDTPENLMQIIGIYKAYAVPMDFYWRDLLYIAEQVFLEPLPFFKYFISQEYLDLQNHYAGDNADLRIWRGTGSAHPELLEFMKNGETFKASKLFHHLAHDRVNMEFAEACMRAMLWHGRDMGLGKFDAYLDSDEYAANADRAIKAYFKKNPLMLGLYKLFPEMFLEQVRELSYYSNLGLFWEVMAPVFFEMSDIYDEGGFKGVPDAMNFLVNGIFAIAGRPIYHHVYIDGECFEIIPKSKAFTWLYEAALPYVEAVFYRTSPFRGTKSYNAQAGEIPRDQKDFHYGILYADVFPVGTAGIPPTLLMDDMYHFLPQYLKDYYKKNCRGEDDELIQLGITFQRSMYNVTSAVIQALRTALLYPLDDPNPEHLKKNREFFEAQMDRFLRPEARLRSIQSPNYR